A genomic window from Sebastes fasciatus isolate fSebFas1 chromosome 7, fSebFas1.pri, whole genome shotgun sequence includes:
- the LOC141771699 gene encoding ADP-ribosylation factor-like protein 14 yields the protein MGMHGSKPRKQAQVLMLGLDGSGKTTLLYKLKYNERVLTVPTVGFNVETLETDRSSPGLTVWDVGGQRKMRPHWRHHYTDTDGLVFVVDSWDQKRLDEARKELHRVLRYESLRGVPLVALANKQDLQGALSPEALCVTLDLRRVCEGRAWFIQPCSAITGMGLEEGFRRIVYLMKTPFKQTQEDIKVKMKSKGFSATAVKKVLLCSR from the exons ATGGGCATGCATGGATCCAAGCCTCGGAAACAAGCTCAGGTCCTGATGCTGGGTCTGGACGGGTCAGGAAAGACCACCCTGCTCTATAAACTGAAGTACAACGAGAGAGTACTGACAGTGCCAACTGTGGGCTTCAACGTGGAGACGTTGGAGACGGACAGGAGCAGCCCGGGCCTGACGGTGTGGGACGTGGGGGGCCAGAGGAAGATGAGGCCCCACTGGAGGCATCACTACACTGATACAGACGGACTGGTGTTTGTGGTTGACAGCTGGGATCAGAAGCGGCTGGATGAGGCCCGCAAGGAACTTCATCGG GTCCTGAGGTACGAGAGTCTCAGAGGAGTTCCTCTCGTGGCCCTGGCCAACAAACAGGACCTCCAGGGAGCTCTAAGCCCAGAGGCGCTTTGCGTGACACTGGACTTGAGGAGAGTGTGCGAAGGCCGAGCCTGGTTCATCCAGCCCTGTTCAGCCATCACCGGCATGGGACTAGAGGAAGGTTTCAGGAGGATAGTCTATCTGATGAAGACTCCATTCAAACAGACTCAAGAGGACATTAAGGTTAAGATGAAGTCTAAGGGCTTCAGCGCCACAGCTGTGAAAAAAGTCTTACTCTGCAGCAGATGA